The following DNA comes from Ruficoccus amylovorans.
GCTCCGGCGGGAGGTCTTCCCACTCCAGCGTCAGATTCAGGCGAAACAGGTCGAGGATGTCGGTTTCCTCGACCTCGGCTTCCCAGTGAATGTTGCCCGACTCCAGGGTCTTGATGTCGCCACCGTCCTCGATCTGGTCGCGGGCGGACACCTGGAGTATCTGCCGCAGCGCGAACCGGAACTCCTGCTCGCGCCGGGTATCCTCGCCCAGCGTGTCCATGGCGTGGATCGCCGTGATGACCGCCTGACTGAGCATCCCGACCACGCCGGAAAAAATCGCCAGCGCGATCACGACTTCGATCAGGGTCAGGCCCCGGCGTTGATGGCGGCGGGGGCTCATTTAAAAAGCTCCTTGCTGGCCAGCGGTCCGCTGGAGAAGGGGTCGAGCGTCAGGACCGACTCCTCGCCCGTGCGCCACCGGAAGCGCACCCGCGCCGGGGTCGATGCGCCCGAAGGGTGAAAAACCAGTTGCGGGACCGGCTCGGTCGCATCCAGCCCGCCGAAGCCCCCGATAGCGCCCTCCTTTTCCGCCGCGATGGGCAGGAACTCCACTGTCAGCTCCGGCGTGAAGTAGGGCGTATCCGCACTCTCAGGTTCCTCCTGGGCGGCGGCAGCCTTTTCAATCACCCGGAACTCCTCTGCCAGCGCATCGTAACGCAGGTAAGCCGGGCGGCTGGTGGTGGCGGCAGCGATGCGGGCCTCGCGCACGGCGCGTCGGAATTTCACCTCCGGCGGCGTGCTCTGGAACGCGGGCAGGATGGTGTCGAAATTTGCGATGGCCAAGCCCGCCACCAGGCTCATCAACCCGATGACAATGACGATCTCGACGAGCGTAAAGCCCGACGGTCGCGGCGGTGACTGGACATGGCGCTGGAACAAAGCAGGCGTTTGTAGAAATTACTCGTTAGCCGCGGGGCAAAGGCCATCCTGCGCGGGGAAGCGGTCACAACAGGCAACACCTGGAAAGGCCGGGTCAGTTCTCCCAGTTACCGATGTCGTCGGAGCCCTCCTTGCCGTCCGCCCCGAGCGACCACAGGTCGTAGCCGTTTTCGTTGTGCGTGCCGGGCTGGCGGTACTGGTAGGGGTTACCCCACGGGTCGAGCGGTTCCTTTTTCAGGTAAGGGCCCTTCCAGCGGCTCCCGGCGTTGGCCGGAGCGGTCCGGAGCACGGCCAGGCCCTGCTCCGTCGTCGGGTAGCCGCCCATGTTCAGGCGGTAAGCCATCAGTGCGGTCGGCCCGGTCGTCTCGACAAAGGTCTGGGCAATGCTCTCCTGCCCGCCGCCGAACAACTGGTCGAGCGCGACAATGCTCGCCCCGGCGAGCATGGCAATGAGCGCGATCACGATCAGGATTTCAATCAGGGTAAAACCGCGGCGGACCTTGCGGCACAGGCCGCCCAGCGCGGAGGAAGAGATTCGGTTATTGGTCATGGGAAGATAAGCGGAATATGGGAATTGAGCCGGGCTCCCGGCACCCTTAGTTTCTACCGCCCCGGCGGAGAAATCCAAGTTCTAACTGGGTGCGCATCATGGTATTGCTACGGCTCATGGCTAAAAACAGGCTGTAGCCATGAAAGTTGCACCCGGCCACAAAAAATCCCCGCCATCAGGCGGGGATTTCCAAAATTCACAAGGCTGACACAATTCAGGCCGCCTGCCGCCGCCGACGCAACTGCACCACCAGCAGCGCCACCAGCCCCAGCCCCGCCGCATAAAACGCCGGCTCCGGCACAGCGACGGTACGAATAGTAATACTGCCTTCGCCCCGTCCGACACCGTTAACCTCACCATAAACGATGGTATCGAGATTATTGGTCGCAATATTATACAAATTAGTGCTGGCAGTACCCGCAGGAATGGCACCGGGATTCCCTCCAAACTGCCACGACGAGTCACTAAGAATAGCCTGCTCGGTGACACTCAGTACAGAGTCAAGATCGAAGCTCGTAATACCCGGCAGCACCCAATAATAAACAACTTGGTTTACCGCATTTGAACCGGGGGCCACATCGGTATCAATGGTGACGTCGCCCTCGATGTAGCCATTATACGCCGGGCTTTCTTCCGCCCCAACTTGGCCACTATCCAACGCTGTAAAGTTGTTAAAAAGCTCAGTCAGATTAGTCGCATTGGCAGTCACATCAAAACCAGCGCTAAAATACCCCACCATGAACAAGGCATTATTATCAAAAAGCGTACCCGTAGAATCAGCGAGCAGGAATGAATCCGAAATAGGATCTACCCCTCCCCACGCAATATTTGTTTTGTCAACAGCACGGCTCACACTCGCCCCCGCGTAAAACAAACAGAACACTAATCCCAAAGATAGAAAATATTTTTTAGAACTCATCATTAAACGGTTAAAAATAGTTAGGTTAGGCAGATTCGTCTCCATCCAGAGCAAAAGGCTGCGGAAGCGTCCACTCTGTAGGCTCAGACGAACGGCGGTAAATGATAATCATCGCTCCACTCGGTATGCTGAGATCATCCTGAGAAATTGACGATTTACGAATCTGACGCCACCCATCATTGTCATATTCATCCGGCCAATCTTGGTAAAAATAGATATCAAATGCGTCCAATTCCGGACTGAAAACATAAACCAAGTCCGCCTTGGTAAAATTCGTCCCAGACTGCAGGACGGGATTAACCGGATCATACAAGCCGGATGTTCCCAAGGTCATCCCAACAGGAAACTTCATGTTAATTGGATTCAGGCCCTGCAAGAATGTCGTTCGAGCCGTCCCGAGCTTGACATCGCCCGTCGTCACCATGTTGACCGGTGCACCGCCTTCCCGTCGGTAAATCATTATCCCAAAATCTGGATCGATGCAGAGATTCGCCATATCGACCGTCGATTTACGGAT
Coding sequences within:
- a CDS encoding PulJ/GspJ family protein — protein: MSPRRHQRRGLTLIEVVIALAIFSGVVGMLSQAVITAIHAMDTLGEDTRREQEFRFALRQILQVSARDQIEDGGDIKTLESGNIHWEAEVEETDILDLFRLNLTLEWEDLPPEQVEDSRREQVMYVLRPDWSYADERSTLLDDKTRELENSRRGL
- a CDS encoding prepilin-type N-terminal cleavage/methylation domain-containing protein, which produces MFQRHVQSPPRPSGFTLVEIVIVIGLMSLVAGLAIANFDTILPAFQSTPPEVKFRRAVREARIAAATTSRPAYLRYDALAEEFRVIEKAAAAQEEPESADTPYFTPELTVEFLPIAAEKEGAIGGFGGLDATEPVPQLVFHPSGASTPARVRFRWRTGEESVLTLDPFSSGPLASKELFK
- the gspG gene encoding type II secretion system major pseudopilin GspG — its product is MTNNRISSSALGGLCRKVRRGFTLIEILIVIALIAMLAGASIVALDQLFGGGQESIAQTFVETTGPTALMAYRLNMGGYPTTEQGLAVLRTAPANAGSRWKGPYLKKEPLDPWGNPYQYRQPGTHNENGYDLWSLGADGKEGSDDIGNWEN